In Chloroflexota bacterium, one genomic interval encodes:
- the argB gene encoding acetylglutamate kinase, with amino-acid sequence MSEILVVKLGGTTIADQAQVLAEVATIARRRPVVLVHGGGRRITEWLERLGVPSRFEGGLRVTDAQALEVAAAVLRGVVNSELVSGLRDLGVDAVGLSGVDGGLLIAERVAGMGLVAHVVGLRRDLLDAILVADQVPVVAPLARDEQGVVCNVNADDVAAGIAAGLGARQLVLLTDVDGVRDADGRRLETLTVAEAEELIASGVIGGGMVPKIRAALGALGWSEAEAVIADSSAPAALERALADPTFGTRITAARPARAGVA; translated from the coding sequence GTGAGCGAGATCCTCGTCGTCAAGCTCGGCGGGACGACGATCGCCGATCAGGCGCAGGTCCTCGCCGAGGTGGCGACCATCGCGCGCCGCCGACCGGTGGTGCTCGTCCACGGCGGCGGTCGCCGGATCACCGAGTGGCTCGAGCGCCTCGGCGTCCCGAGCCGGTTCGAGGGCGGCCTGCGGGTCACGGACGCCCAGGCGCTCGAAGTCGCCGCGGCGGTCCTCCGCGGCGTCGTCAACAGCGAGCTCGTGTCCGGCCTGCGAGACCTCGGGGTGGACGCCGTCGGCCTGTCCGGAGTGGACGGCGGGCTCCTCATCGCCGAGCGGGTCGCAGGGATGGGACTCGTCGCCCACGTCGTCGGCCTCCGGCGCGACCTCCTCGATGCGATCCTCGTCGCGGACCAGGTCCCGGTCGTCGCCCCGCTCGCGCGCGACGAACAGGGGGTCGTTTGCAACGTCAACGCCGACGATGTCGCGGCCGGTATCGCCGCCGGTCTCGGCGCCCGCCAGCTCGTCCTCCTCACGGACGTCGATGGTGTCCGGGACGCGGACGGCCGTCGCCTCGAGACGCTGACCGTCGCCGAGGCGGAGGAGCTCATCGCGTCGGGCGTCATCGGCGGAGGCATGGTCCCCAAGATCCGGGCCGCCCTCGGAGCGCTCGGCTGGTCGGAGGCGGAGGCCGTCATCGCCGATTCGTCGGCCCCGGCCGCCCTCGAGCGCGCCCTGGCGGACCCGACCTTCGGCACCCGGATCACCGCCGCCCGGCCGGCGCGGGCCGGCGTCGCCTGA